The proteins below come from a single Pseudarthrobacter sp. SSS035 genomic window:
- a CDS encoding FadR/GntR family transcriptional regulator, whose translation MSTSLHHRAIENLGTRIITGELPTGHIMLAEHLEEELQVSRSVVREAVRVLQSLGLVETTKRVGIRVLPPSRWNPFDSQVIRWRLSSDARGAQLRSLIELRSAVEPAAAELAANNAPAQLRRELVDIAHALRDAGHSGDAQKFLELDIAFHSVLLSGSGNEMFANLMGQVAETLTGRTVHGLMPDHPHEGALQWHVDLAEAVAAGDAATARAASEQIMRRTTSRLSGTWTDQPRVFIPVRRA comes from the coding sequence ATGTCGACCAGCCTGCACCACCGTGCCATCGAGAACCTTGGCACGCGGATCATCACGGGCGAGCTGCCCACCGGACACATCATGCTGGCCGAGCACCTTGAGGAAGAACTGCAGGTTTCGCGTTCCGTGGTCCGCGAGGCCGTGCGGGTCCTCCAGTCCCTGGGCCTCGTGGAAACCACGAAGCGGGTGGGGATCCGGGTGCTGCCGCCGAGCCGCTGGAACCCCTTCGATTCCCAGGTCATCCGCTGGCGGCTGTCCAGCGACGCCCGCGGCGCCCAGCTGCGGTCACTGATCGAACTGCGTTCCGCCGTCGAGCCCGCAGCTGCCGAGCTGGCCGCGAACAATGCCCCGGCGCAGCTCCGGCGTGAGCTGGTGGACATTGCCCATGCCCTGCGCGACGCCGGCCACTCCGGGGACGCGCAGAAGTTCCTGGAGCTGGACATCGCGTTTCACTCCGTCCTCCTCTCCGGATCGGGGAACGAAATGTTCGCCAACCTGATGGGGCAGGTGGCGGAGACGCTGACGGGGCGCACGGTCCACGGACTGATGCCGGACCACCCCCATGAGGGGGCGCTGCAGTGGCACGTCGATCTCGCCGAAGCGGTTGCCGCCGGGGACGCCGCCACCGCCCGGGCCGCTTCTGAACAGATCATGCGCCGCACGACCTCTCGGCTGTCCGGAACGTGGACGGACCAGCCCAGGGTGTTCATCCCGGTCCGCCGGGCTTAA
- a CDS encoding NAD-dependent protein deacetylase: MDQQRHGIGLTGFASLPAADPAALSSADLQGLERVRELLSGKRLALLTGAGLSTDSGIPDYRGPDAVPRSPMTYQEFVRDGANRQRYWARNHIGWSHLRHADPNPGHTAAAELERRGLLTGLITQNVDRLHEDAGSRNVIDLHGRYDRVACLDCNRTYTRRLLSEVLEELNPGFLARATTSGLVEMAPDADATVEDIALISSFVVAACPACGGMLKPDFVYFGENVPKERAEAAYAMVDSAEALLVAGSSLTVMSGLRFVRHAAKDGKPVVIINRGGTRGDQYATIKLDAGVSEALTWLAAELPDL, encoded by the coding sequence ATGGACCAGCAGCGGCACGGCATCGGCCTGACGGGCTTCGCCAGCCTGCCGGCCGCTGACCCTGCCGCGCTGTCCAGTGCGGACCTTCAGGGGCTTGAACGCGTCCGGGAGCTTTTGTCCGGCAAGCGGCTGGCGTTACTGACCGGCGCAGGGCTGAGCACCGATTCGGGCATACCGGATTACCGGGGGCCGGACGCCGTGCCACGTTCGCCCATGACGTACCAGGAGTTTGTGCGCGACGGCGCCAACCGCCAGCGCTATTGGGCGCGGAACCATATCGGCTGGTCCCACTTGCGGCACGCAGATCCAAACCCTGGGCACACGGCGGCCGCAGAACTTGAGCGGCGGGGCCTGCTCACCGGGTTGATCACGCAGAACGTCGACCGGCTGCATGAAGACGCCGGCAGCCGGAATGTCATTGACCTCCACGGCCGTTATGACCGGGTGGCCTGCCTCGATTGCAATCGCACCTACACCCGCCGCCTGCTGTCGGAGGTGCTCGAAGAACTCAATCCCGGCTTCCTGGCGCGCGCCACAACTTCCGGCCTCGTGGAAATGGCGCCCGACGCCGACGCCACTGTTGAGGACATTGCTCTGATCAGCAGTTTTGTGGTCGCTGCCTGCCCCGCCTGCGGCGGAATGCTCAAGCCCGACTTTGTCTACTTCGGCGAGAACGTGCCCAAAGAACGCGCAGAAGCCGCCTACGCGATGGTGGACAGTGCAGAGGCATTGCTTGTTGCCGGTTCATCGCTGACCGTGATGAGCGGACTGCGGTTCGTCCGTCACGCGGCGAAGGACGGCAAGCCTGTGGTGATCATCAACAGGGGCGGTACCCGGGGCGACCAGTACGCCACCATCAAGCTCGACGCCGGCGTCAGCGAGGCACTGACCTGGCTCGCCGCCGAACTCCCCGATCTTTGA
- a CDS encoding L-idonate 5-dehydrogenase, whose amino-acid sequence MGTSAVAQGTEATVLPVSGAAVVAHAAGDLRIEEVPLAAPSADEAVVEVSYGGICGSDLHYWLHGAAGESVLKAPMVLGHEISGTVVRAAADGTGPAAGTPVAVHPATPGPGAGEVRWPADRPNLSPGCTYLGSAARFPHTDGAFARYVNLPARMLRALPAGVDLRTAALIEPGAVAWHAVGRAGDVAGKSVLVIGSGPIGALAVAVLKRAGAARITAVDVHAKPLEIAAAVGADRTLQAGDTDAIAAVQADVVIESSGSHHGLASAIQGAGRGGTVVMVGLLPTGPQPVLIALAITRELDLRGSFRFNNEIDDVITALADGTLHIGPVITHEYPLNQGLEAFETAKNSAASGKVLLNFQPE is encoded by the coding sequence ATGGGCACTTCAGCAGTGGCTCAGGGGACCGAAGCAACAGTTCTGCCGGTGTCGGGTGCGGCGGTGGTGGCGCATGCGGCCGGGGATCTGCGGATCGAGGAGGTCCCGCTGGCGGCACCGTCCGCGGACGAGGCTGTGGTCGAGGTTTCCTACGGCGGGATCTGCGGGTCGGACCTGCATTACTGGCTGCACGGGGCGGCGGGCGAATCCGTCCTGAAGGCGCCGATGGTGCTGGGGCATGAGATTTCCGGGACCGTGGTCCGGGCCGCGGCGGACGGGACCGGCCCGGCCGCGGGCACCCCGGTCGCGGTCCACCCGGCCACCCCGGGCCCGGGTGCGGGGGAGGTGCGGTGGCCGGCGGACCGGCCCAACCTGTCCCCGGGCTGCACCTATCTGGGCAGTGCGGCGCGGTTCCCGCATACCGACGGCGCGTTCGCCCGGTACGTGAACCTGCCCGCGAGGATGCTGCGGGCGCTCCCGGCGGGCGTGGATCTGCGGACCGCGGCGCTGATCGAGCCGGGCGCCGTGGCCTGGCACGCCGTCGGACGGGCCGGGGATGTGGCGGGCAAGAGTGTGCTGGTGATCGGGTCCGGGCCGATCGGTGCGCTGGCCGTCGCGGTCCTTAAACGTGCCGGCGCGGCCCGGATCACCGCCGTCGACGTCCATGCCAAACCGTTGGAGATCGCCGCCGCCGTCGGAGCGGATCGCACCCTGCAGGCCGGGGACACGGACGCGATCGCCGCCGTGCAGGCCGACGTCGTCATCGAGTCCTCCGGCAGCCACCACGGCCTGGCCTCAGCCATTCAGGGCGCGGGGCGGGGCGGGACCGTGGTCATGGTCGGGCTGCTGCCCACCGGACCCCAGCCGGTCCTGATCGCTTTGGCCATCACCCGGGAACTGGACCTGCGCGGATCCTTCCGCTTCAACAACGAGATCGACGACGTCATCACCGCCCTCGCCGACGGCACCCTGCACATCGGCCCCGTCATCACCCACGAATACCCCCTCAACCAAGGACTCGAAGCCTTCGAAACCGCCAAAAACTCCGCCGCATCAGGAAAAGTCCTCCTCAACTTCCAACCGGAATAG
- a CDS encoding MFS transporter, whose amino-acid sequence MDGAAVDPEQLRRATLASSVGSALEYYDFYIYGLASALIFGPLFFSPLGESGAVIASFATYGVGFAARPFGGIVFGYIGDRFGRKMVLILTIGLMGMASFAIGLLPTFEQAGMVGAVLLVALRILQGLGAGAEQAGATTLISEVAPRRRRGFFAALPFVGIQLGTLLGAGTFALMALADKEVLQGWLWRVPFLASVILIVIAVFIRLRLKETPVFQELEKHKAVAKNPVVEIWKHSKKNVLIGIGLRMGENGNSSIYSALLVSFISMPAGIFAGDKFIGPTGLLIAAGFAAVMVVTFGALSDRFGRVPVYRYGALFQAVIALPAFYLVTLGNVTLVWVVMVVGISLGVQSMLGPQCAMLPELFGSQHRFTGVALSRELSAVLAGGFAPMIGVAILAATGHSWLVPAIYSLVLALISFGTTFFTPETNGRDLLLVEDAR is encoded by the coding sequence ATGGACGGCGCCGCCGTCGATCCGGAGCAGCTGCGAAGGGCAACTCTTGCCAGCTCAGTAGGCTCCGCACTGGAGTACTACGACTTCTATATCTACGGCCTCGCCTCGGCCTTGATCTTTGGGCCGCTCTTCTTCTCACCGCTGGGGGAAAGCGGCGCCGTGATCGCGTCGTTCGCCACATATGGTGTGGGCTTCGCAGCCCGCCCGTTCGGCGGCATCGTCTTCGGCTACATCGGTGACCGGTTCGGCCGGAAGATGGTCCTGATCCTGACCATCGGCCTGATGGGCATGGCCAGCTTCGCCATCGGGCTCCTGCCCACCTTTGAACAGGCGGGAATGGTCGGCGCAGTGCTCCTGGTGGCCCTTCGGATCCTTCAGGGCCTGGGCGCCGGCGCCGAGCAGGCAGGCGCCACCACCCTGATCTCAGAAGTGGCCCCGCGCCGCCGTCGTGGATTCTTCGCCGCGCTGCCGTTCGTCGGCATCCAGCTGGGCACCCTGCTCGGCGCGGGCACCTTCGCCCTGATGGCACTGGCCGACAAGGAAGTGCTGCAGGGCTGGCTGTGGCGCGTTCCGTTCCTGGCGAGCGTCATCCTGATTGTCATCGCGGTCTTCATCCGGCTCCGGCTCAAGGAAACGCCGGTGTTCCAGGAACTGGAAAAGCACAAAGCCGTGGCCAAGAACCCCGTCGTGGAGATCTGGAAGCACTCGAAGAAAAACGTGCTCATCGGCATCGGTCTGCGGATGGGTGAAAACGGAAACTCCTCCATTTACTCCGCCCTCCTGGTGTCCTTCATCAGCATGCCCGCCGGGATCTTCGCCGGCGACAAGTTCATCGGCCCCACCGGCCTCCTCATTGCCGCTGGATTCGCAGCAGTCATGGTGGTCACCTTCGGCGCCCTTTCCGACCGCTTCGGACGCGTTCCTGTATACCGCTACGGCGCCCTCTTCCAGGCCGTCATCGCCCTGCCGGCCTTCTACCTGGTCACGCTCGGCAACGTCACCCTCGTCTGGGTGGTCATGGTGGTGGGCATTTCACTCGGCGTGCAGTCCATGCTCGGGCCGCAGTGCGCCATGCTGCCGGAACTCTTCGGCTCCCAGCACCGCTTCACCGGCGTGGCGCTGAGCCGTGAACTCTCTGCCGTCCTGGCCGGCGGATTCGCACCCATGATCGGTGTTGCCATCCTGGCTGCGACAGGCCATTCCTGGCTGGTTCCCGCCATCTACTCCCTGGTCCTGGCGCTGATCTCCTTCGGCACCACCTTCTTCACCCCGGAAACCAACGGCCGGGACTTGCTCCTGGTGGAGGACGCACGCTAG
- a CDS encoding D-2-hydroxyacid dehydrogenase, with protein sequence MMNTMTTLTTVAIAVPLEAELVDRIRAVDPSVTVLYEPDLLPPERFPADHSGDPDFKRTPAQEEEYWAMLNKAQVLYGLPNESPTGLARIARENPRLQWVHAMAAGAGGAVKASGLDQETLLKFKVTTSAGVHALPLAEFAALGILNGFKRSAELAQNQAAKVWPELRTPTRLVSGSTLVVTGLGEIGLETARIARALGMTVSGTKRNVEPIEGIEQVAGNDGLTGLLASADAVVNTLPGTPYTEKLFNRAVFAAMKPGTVFVNVGRGTVVDEDALLEALDKGQVSYACLDVFAVEPLPQDSPLWNHPRVMVSPHTSALSAAENRLIAERFSSNLRTFLDGGDLPHLVDPVHFY encoded by the coding sequence ATGATGAACACTATGACGACTCTAACCACCGTCGCGATCGCCGTCCCGCTCGAAGCAGAGCTGGTGGACCGCATCCGCGCCGTAGACCCCTCCGTAACCGTCCTCTATGAGCCGGACCTGCTTCCGCCCGAGCGTTTTCCGGCCGACCACTCCGGGGATCCGGACTTCAAACGCACTCCCGCGCAGGAGGAGGAGTACTGGGCCATGCTCAACAAGGCGCAGGTTCTGTACGGCCTGCCCAATGAGAGCCCCACGGGCCTGGCCCGCATCGCGCGCGAAAATCCGCGGCTCCAGTGGGTCCACGCCATGGCAGCCGGCGCCGGCGGTGCCGTCAAGGCTTCCGGGCTGGACCAGGAAACCCTCCTCAAATTCAAGGTGACCACCTCCGCCGGCGTCCACGCCCTGCCGCTGGCAGAATTCGCTGCCCTGGGAATCCTCAACGGCTTCAAGCGCAGCGCCGAGCTTGCCCAAAACCAGGCCGCCAAGGTGTGGCCCGAGCTTCGGACCCCCACCCGTCTGGTCAGCGGTTCCACGCTGGTGGTGACCGGCCTGGGCGAAATCGGTCTGGAGACCGCCCGGATCGCCCGCGCCCTGGGTATGACGGTCAGCGGCACCAAGCGGAATGTTGAGCCGATCGAAGGAATCGAGCAGGTTGCCGGCAACGACGGACTGACCGGGCTACTCGCCTCGGCGGACGCCGTCGTCAATACGCTGCCCGGCACGCCGTACACGGAGAAGCTGTTCAACCGTGCAGTGTTTGCCGCCATGAAGCCGGGAACAGTGTTTGTGAACGTGGGCCGCGGCACCGTGGTGGACGAGGACGCCCTGCTGGAGGCCCTGGACAAGGGCCAGGTCTCCTACGCCTGCCTTGATGTCTTTGCCGTGGAACCGCTCCCCCAGGACAGCCCGCTGTGGAACCACCCCAGGGTCATGGTGTCGCCGCATACCTCGGCGCTCAGTGCCGCGGAGAACCGCCTGATCGCGGAGCGCTTCAGCAGCAACCTGCGCACGTTCCTCGACGGCGGCGACCTCCCCCACCTCGTGGACCCGGTCCACTTCTACTAA
- a CDS encoding IclR family transcriptional regulator, giving the protein MADSRTSRSSEGLGSTSPAPAVTRAAAVMDALSASATGRLTLSDLARELGIPKSSTSNLLLALEEARLISRQGAEFTLGRKLVELGAAYLSRLDEVQEFYRFCEQAPTLSGETVRIAMLDGTNVIYLARYEGHPAVRLTSNIGDKMPVSLCAVGKALIARLHDHDVDAMFSDDAQLPVLTPKSLRTGAELKAQLTTIREQGYAFEDEESTTGVVCLAVAVPTRGAHGPSLGLSVTALKATYSAEQGSQMVKELNELARSLGNPMG; this is encoded by the coding sequence ATGGCCGATTCCCGCACCTCCCGCTCCTCCGAGGGTTTGGGGAGCACATCGCCGGCGCCGGCGGTCACGCGTGCCGCCGCCGTCATGGACGCCTTGTCAGCCTCGGCGACGGGGCGGCTGACACTGAGCGACCTGGCCCGCGAGCTGGGGATCCCCAAGTCGTCCACCTCCAACCTGTTGCTGGCGTTGGAAGAAGCCCGGCTGATCAGCCGCCAGGGCGCCGAATTCACGCTGGGCCGCAAGCTCGTGGAACTCGGCGCCGCCTATCTCAGCCGGCTCGACGAAGTACAGGAGTTCTACCGGTTCTGCGAGCAGGCGCCGACCCTTTCCGGGGAGACGGTACGCATAGCCATGCTGGACGGAACCAACGTGATCTATTTGGCCCGCTATGAGGGTCATCCGGCGGTCCGCCTGACCTCCAACATCGGCGACAAGATGCCGGTGTCCCTGTGTGCCGTGGGCAAGGCCCTGATTGCCCGCCTTCATGACCACGACGTCGACGCAATGTTTTCCGATGACGCCCAACTTCCGGTGCTGACCCCGAAGTCCCTCCGCACCGGGGCCGAATTGAAGGCACAGCTCACAACCATCCGTGAACAGGGCTATGCGTTCGAAGATGAGGAATCCACTACTGGAGTGGTCTGCCTGGCTGTGGCCGTGCCTACGCGCGGTGCCCACGGCCCGAGCCTTGGTTTGTCAGTCACGGCACTTAAGGCCACATACTCCGCGGAGCAGGGTTCCCAGATGGTCAAGGAACTGAACGAGCTGGCGCGGTCCCTGGGCAACCCTATGGGCTGA
- a CDS encoding SDR family oxidoreductase yields the protein MSGLFDLTGRVALVTGSSRGIGNALARALAVAGATVVLNGINAERLKAAETAMAADFAPGRVHSVAFDVTSDAEAARGISWVEEHVGPLQILVNNAGIQHRVPMLELDVADWERVIRTDLTSAFLVGREAARHMIPRGRGKIINICSVQTDLARPTIAPYVAAKGGLRNLTRAMTAEWAGSGLQINGIAPGYIHTEMTQNLVDDEQFNAWILGRTPAHRWGTVQDLAGPAVWLASDGSDFVNGQTIFIDGGMTVVV from the coding sequence ATGAGTGGACTTTTTGATTTGACGGGGCGGGTTGCCCTGGTGACGGGTTCGAGCCGGGGGATTGGTAACGCGTTGGCGCGGGCGTTGGCCGTGGCCGGGGCGACGGTGGTGCTGAACGGAATCAACGCGGAGCGGTTGAAGGCGGCGGAGACGGCGATGGCCGCGGACTTCGCGCCCGGGCGGGTCCATAGTGTCGCGTTTGATGTGACGAGTGATGCCGAGGCTGCCCGCGGTATTTCGTGGGTGGAGGAGCACGTGGGGCCGCTGCAGATCCTGGTGAACAACGCCGGGATCCAGCACCGGGTGCCGATGCTGGAGCTCGATGTCGCGGACTGGGAGCGGGTGATCAGGACGGATCTGACGAGCGCGTTCCTGGTGGGGCGTGAGGCGGCCCGTCACATGATCCCGCGGGGCAGGGGCAAGATCATCAACATCTGTTCGGTGCAGACGGACCTGGCCCGGCCCACGATTGCCCCGTATGTGGCGGCGAAGGGCGGGCTGCGGAACCTGACCCGGGCGATGACGGCGGAGTGGGCGGGGTCCGGGTTGCAGATCAACGGGATCGCCCCCGGCTACATCCATACCGAGATGACGCAGAATCTGGTCGATGATGAGCAGTTCAATGCCTGGATCCTGGGCCGGACCCCGGCGCACCGGTGGGGCACGGTCCAGGACCTGGCCGGCCCGGCGGTGTGGCTGGCCTCGGACGGTTCGGATTTTGTCAACGGGCAGACGATCTTTATCGACGGCGGAATGACGGTGGTGGTCTGA
- a CDS encoding NAD(P)-dependent oxidoreductase, which produces MEDRTAGFVGLGLMGLPMAANLVRAGWAVTAWNRSEGPLQEFVAQGGHSAPDVTSLRDLPVIAFMLPDLSFIEEASAGLLASWDANPPQSGTAVVVASSVSPAKVKAFGRRVHEASHGRATVVDAPVSGGTKGATDGTLAIMAGGAAEDFLRLGPFFSAMGTTVRHMGPLGAGSLAKACNQLIVGTTTAALAEAAELAERSGMDPAALFDVLAGGLAGSRVLENVGPRLVRKDYTPTGPAKFMHKDLSFVLESALAAGAAVPMATAGVELYAELKRQGLGDQDLAVVRQAISNMSDNTTSSEPADAATKGTAAP; this is translated from the coding sequence ATGGAAGACAGAACAGCGGGCTTTGTAGGCCTGGGGCTGATGGGGCTGCCCATGGCAGCGAATCTGGTCCGTGCCGGCTGGGCGGTCACCGCCTGGAACAGATCCGAAGGTCCCCTCCAGGAGTTCGTGGCGCAGGGTGGCCACTCCGCGCCCGACGTTACATCCCTGCGGGACCTTCCCGTCATCGCCTTTATGCTCCCGGACCTGTCCTTCATCGAGGAGGCCTCGGCGGGGCTGCTGGCGAGCTGGGATGCGAATCCGCCGCAGTCCGGCACTGCCGTGGTGGTCGCAAGCTCCGTCTCACCGGCGAAGGTCAAGGCCTTCGGGCGACGGGTCCACGAGGCAAGCCACGGCCGCGCCACCGTGGTGGACGCCCCGGTCAGCGGCGGAACCAAGGGCGCCACCGACGGCACCCTGGCCATCATGGCCGGCGGTGCCGCCGAAGACTTCCTGCGGCTCGGGCCCTTCTTCAGCGCGATGGGAACCACCGTCAGGCACATGGGCCCCCTGGGCGCAGGATCGCTCGCCAAGGCCTGCAACCAGCTGATTGTGGGAACCACGACGGCGGCGCTCGCCGAAGCGGCCGAGCTCGCCGAGCGCTCCGGGATGGATCCGGCGGCGCTGTTCGACGTCCTGGCCGGCGGCCTTGCGGGCAGCCGGGTGCTGGAGAATGTGGGACCGCGTCTGGTCCGGAAGGACTACACACCAACGGGCCCGGCGAAGTTTATGCATAAGGACCTGTCCTTTGTGCTCGAATCAGCCCTGGCCGCCGGCGCTGCCGTGCCGATGGCGACGGCCGGCGTCGAGCTTTACGCCGAACTGAAGCGCCAGGGCCTTGGCGATCAGGACCTTGCCGTGGTCCGCCAGGCCATTTCGAACATGAGTGACAACACCACTAGCTCGGAACCTGCGGATGCCGCAACGAAAGGGACAGCTGCACCATGA
- the gndA gene encoding NADP-dependent phosphogluconate dehydrogenase: MSAHIGVTGLAVMGANLARNLARNGFTVALHNRSVEKTDALLEKHGTDGDFVRTETLQELVDSLEKPRRVLIMVKAGKPVDSVIEQLEPLLEAGDIIIDAGNSHYEDTRRREAALAKKDLHFVGIGVSGGEEGALNGPSIMPGGSKESYDALGPLLEKISAHVDGKPCCAWIGTDGAGHFVKMVHNGIEYADMQVIGEAFDLLRSGAGIEPADQAKIFEEWNKGELASFLIEISAEVLGHVDTRTGKPFVDVVVDAAGQKGTGRWTVISALELGSPTSGIAESVFARALSSQSEQRKIAQELLAGEEIAVDVPDTFVEDVRQALYASKLVSYAQGLDMLTSAAKEYGWDLKLDEIASLWRGGCIIRAELLKEITNAYAAEDKPANLLFAPAFTKAIAEVLPAWRRVVSTAVQLGIPVPVFSSSLAYYDGLRRKRLPAAVIQGQRDLFGAHTYGRVDAEGTFHTLWGEDKSEIEAVDTH, from the coding sequence ATGTCTGCACACATCGGTGTCACCGGCCTTGCGGTGATGGGCGCCAACCTGGCCCGCAACCTGGCCCGCAACGGCTTCACCGTTGCCCTGCACAACAGGTCCGTCGAAAAGACCGACGCGCTGCTCGAAAAGCACGGCACGGACGGCGACTTCGTCCGTACCGAGACGCTGCAGGAACTTGTTGACTCGCTGGAGAAGCCCCGCCGCGTCCTGATCATGGTCAAGGCCGGCAAGCCGGTTGACTCGGTCATCGAGCAGCTTGAACCCCTGCTGGAAGCCGGCGACATCATCATCGACGCCGGAAACTCCCACTACGAGGACACCCGCCGCCGCGAAGCCGCGCTGGCGAAGAAGGACCTGCACTTCGTCGGCATCGGCGTCTCCGGCGGTGAGGAAGGTGCCCTGAACGGCCCGTCCATCATGCCCGGTGGTTCCAAGGAGTCCTACGACGCCCTCGGCCCGCTGCTCGAAAAGATCTCTGCGCACGTCGACGGCAAGCCCTGCTGCGCCTGGATCGGCACCGACGGGGCCGGCCACTTCGTCAAGATGGTCCACAACGGCATTGAATACGCCGACATGCAGGTCATCGGCGAAGCCTTCGACCTCCTCCGCTCCGGCGCCGGCATCGAACCCGCAGACCAGGCCAAGATCTTCGAAGAATGGAACAAGGGCGAGCTCGCCTCCTTCCTGATCGAAATCTCCGCCGAGGTCCTGGGCCACGTTGACACCCGCACCGGCAAGCCGTTCGTCGATGTTGTGGTGGATGCAGCAGGCCAGAAGGGCACCGGCCGCTGGACGGTCATCTCCGCGCTGGAGCTTGGTTCCCCGACATCGGGCATCGCCGAGTCGGTCTTCGCCCGCGCCCTGTCATCGCAGTCCGAACAGCGCAAGATCGCCCAGGAATTGCTCGCCGGTGAGGAAATCGCCGTCGACGTTCCGGACACCTTTGTTGAGGACGTCCGCCAGGCGCTGTACGCGTCCAAGCTGGTTTCCTACGCCCAGGGCCTGGACATGCTGACCTCGGCAGCCAAGGAATACGGCTGGGACCTCAAGCTGGACGAGATTGCTTCGCTGTGGCGCGGCGGCTGCATCATCCGTGCCGAGCTGCTCAAGGAAATCACCAACGCCTACGCCGCCGAGGACAAGCCGGCCAACCTGCTGTTCGCCCCGGCGTTCACGAAGGCCATCGCCGAGGTCCTGCCCGCATGGCGCCGCGTGGTCTCCACCGCCGTCCAGCTCGGCATCCCCGTGCCGGTCTTCTCCTCGTCGCTGGCCTACTACGACGGCCTGCGCCGCAAGCGTCTGCCGGCCGCAGTGATCCAGGGCCAGCGTGACCTCTTCGGCGCGCACACCTACGGCCGTGTTGACGCCGAGGGCACGTTCCACACCCTGTGGGGCGAGGACAAGTCCGAAATCGAAGCAGTGGACACGCACTGA
- a CDS encoding peroxiredoxin, whose translation MTAALAVAGQTVPAVGELAPDFELVNQFGEPVRLSTFRGQNVVLVFYPFAFSGVCTGELCEIRDNLAAFEDARATVLAVSVDSKFSLRAYAEKESYGFDLLADFWPHGAVASAYGVFDPESGMAGRGTFIIDAAGTIRYVVVNPRGQARELAEYQDALAGLEQA comes from the coding sequence GTGACGGCAGCTCTTGCTGTAGCCGGGCAGACTGTTCCGGCGGTGGGGGAGCTTGCCCCGGACTTTGAGCTGGTAAACCAGTTCGGAGAACCTGTCCGGTTATCCACCTTCCGCGGGCAGAACGTTGTGCTGGTGTTTTATCCGTTTGCGTTTTCGGGTGTCTGTACCGGCGAGCTCTGCGAAATCCGGGACAACCTGGCCGCGTTCGAGGATGCCAGGGCCACCGTCCTGGCCGTGTCCGTGGACAGCAAGTTCAGCCTGCGGGCTTATGCCGAGAAGGAAAGCTACGGCTTTGACCTTCTGGCCGACTTCTGGCCGCACGGCGCTGTCGCTTCCGCCTATGGAGTCTTCGACCCGGAGAGCGGCATGGCTGGGCGCGGGACGTTCATCATCGATGCAGCAGGAACAATCCGCTATGTCGTGGTGAATCCGCGCGGGCAGGCCCGCGAGCTCGCCGAGTACCAGGATGCTCTGGCAGGTCTGGAACAGGCCTGA
- a CDS encoding oxidoreductase, with protein sequence MPKPVAFVTGASTGIGFEAAKKLSSHGFIVYAGARRVDRMEPLKALGVQVLALDVTDDDSMRAAVGRVLEERGRIDVLVNNAGYGSYGALEDVDLAEGRRQFEVNVFGLARMTQLVLPAMRSAGRGRIINISSIGGKFYEPLGAWYHATKFAVEGMSDALRLELKPHGIDVAIIEPASTLSEWGRISADGLLASSGEGPYAAQAKHMADVLASTDRPETSTQPAVIAAAVLHAATAARPRTRYPVGRGAAAILGLRRVLPDRLYDAVVMAVLKRVAG encoded by the coding sequence ATGCCCAAGCCAGTCGCATTTGTTACGGGAGCCTCCACGGGTATCGGCTTCGAGGCGGCGAAGAAGCTCAGCAGCCATGGCTTCATCGTCTACGCCGGCGCCCGCCGCGTGGACAGGATGGAGCCGCTGAAAGCGCTTGGCGTCCAGGTCCTGGCACTGGACGTGACGGACGACGATTCGATGCGTGCCGCCGTCGGCCGTGTCCTGGAAGAGCGCGGGCGGATAGACGTTCTGGTCAACAACGCCGGCTACGGCTCCTATGGGGCGCTGGAAGACGTGGATCTGGCCGAAGGCCGGCGCCAATTCGAAGTGAACGTCTTTGGCCTTGCCAGAATGACCCAGCTGGTCCTGCCGGCCATGCGGAGTGCGGGCCGGGGCAGGATCATCAACATCTCGTCCATCGGCGGAAAATTCTACGAACCCCTTGGTGCCTGGTACCACGCCACGAAGTTCGCCGTGGAGGGCATGAGCGATGCACTGCGGCTGGAACTCAAGCCGCACGGCATCGACGTCGCCATCATTGAACCGGCAAGTACGCTCAGCGAATGGGGCCGGATTTCCGCTGACGGGCTGCTGGCCAGCAGCGGCGAGGGGCCGTACGCTGCCCAGGCAAAGCACATGGCGGATGTCCTGGCGTCCACGGACAGGCCGGAAACGTCAACGCAGCCGGCGGTGATTGCTGCGGCTGTACTGCACGCGGCCACGGCCGCGCGTCCCCGGACCCGGTATCCGGTGGGCAGGGGAGCGGCAGCCATTCTGGGCCTGCGGCGCGTCCTGCCGGACCGGCTCTATGACGCGGTGGTCATGGCAGTCCTGAAGCGTGTTGCCGGGTAG